One window of the Suricata suricatta isolate VVHF042 chromosome 7, meerkat_22Aug2017_6uvM2_HiC, whole genome shotgun sequence genome contains the following:
- the PSORS1C2 gene encoding psoriasis susceptibility 1 candidate gene 2 protein: MMFNWKLLGILVLYLYAVGISGSGDHPSHPPTEAGEEDGSPALPQGPPIPGDPWPGAPPLFEDPPPPGPSRPWRDLPESGVWPPEPPRTDPPQPPRPDDPWPAGPQPPENPWPPAPEVDHGSQEEPDLDPPREEYR, encoded by the exons ATGATGTTCAACTGGAAGCTACTGGGGATCCTGGTCCTTTACCTGTATGCCGTAG GCATCTCAGGCAGCGGAGACCACCCCTCTCACCCACCCAcagaggctggagaggaggaTGGGTCCCCAGCATTGCCTCAGGGCCCCCCAATCCCTGGTGATCCTTGGCCAGGGGCACCCCCTCTCTTTGAGGACCCTCCACCTCCAGGCCCCAGTCGTCCCTGGAGAGACCTGCCTGAATCTGGAGTCTGGCCTCCTGAGCCCCCAAGAACTGATCCCCCTCAACCTCCCCGGCCTGATGATCCCTGGCCAGCAGGACCCCAGCCTCCAGAAAACCCCTGGCCACCTGCTCCTGAAGTTGACCATGGATCTCAAGAGGAGCCAGACCTTGACCCACCCCGGGAAGAATACAGATAG